In the Candidatus Sulfotelmatobacter sp. genome, GTTCGAGGTCCAGCGAGTAGTCGGCGAGCTTCTCATGAACGTTGTAGGCGTCTTCCGCCCGCGGAAGCGGCTCGCCGATCTGTGGTGGCCAGGGCACGGAATCGATCGTGCCAAGCGGCACGGACGCCCGACCGCTGGCGCCACGAGCCGCGACCGATGGAGAACTCAGGCGGCGGTTCGCGTCGCGACACGGATCACGTCTTCGACTTGCTCCGGCGGAACGTCGAAGTCGAACGCGACATCGGCGACCGTGTCGCCGGCGATGAACCGATCAACGAGGTCCTCGACGCGCGCGCCGCCGTGAACCACGAGCGGACGACCGAACGCGACCCGCGGATCCACCACCACCTCGGCCCGCCGGTACGACGGCAGACGCACTCGCGACGCCCAGCCGTCACTCCCGTAGGTGATCGTCTTGAGATAGTCGCGCACAACCTCAGAGAACTGGTGCTGCCCGGTGCGCACCACGACGAGCTCTAGGAGGTCGTCTTCGTTTCGCTCTGCGGCGTAGTCGTGCAGGGCCTCGGCGCCATCGGTGCACAGCCGCTTCGACGCGAGCGGATGCTCGGGACCGATGTTCTGCGCGAGCGCGTCAACAGCCAGCTGGATGCGCTGTAGGGGAGCCCTGGCCCGACGGAAGGCGGCGAGAACGTATGCCTCTGCGAATCCGATGAACGGGACCGTCGCCTGCGCACCG is a window encoding:
- a CDS encoding DUF433 domain-containing protein, whose translation is MSPAANRSASEKVIRPDDPRLSRAIFTLREAAGYLDVPKSTIHAWARPPTGEPLITVFPRGGAQATVPFIGFAEAYVLAAFRRARAPLQRIQLAVDALAQNIGPEHPLASKRLCTDGAEALHDYAAERNEDDLLELVVVRTGQHQFSEVVRDYLKTITYGSDGWASRVRLPSYRRAEVVVDPRVAFGRPLVVHGGARVEDLVDRFIAGDTVADVAFDFDVPPEQVEDVIRVATRTAA